The Kluyveromyces lactis strain NRRL Y-1140 chromosome B complete sequence genome contains a region encoding:
- the GFD1 gene encoding Gfd1p (conserved hypothetical protein): MPLDSKWASAEPTEEASSPKKQVRSSKKPSTHHTDSKKKLSSKKQNPAQLAVTDSDTDDNSTDSDWSRPSSGRKSAIFDNERPKSNHSSKTLADNPLAKALGISCDPPQQGHPNKNSHSKGHSQSKLPLKKADKPLPKDKSTKSNEPIKGNNGKGKNQEKKAQSLKKKIEEQKKLLEENKHKAEQKDLINALLEGDVSFDWEEDESELMQKLQM; this comes from the coding sequence ATGCCATTAGATTCTAAATGGGCTTCCGCAGAGCCCACTGAAGAAGCCTCGTCTCCCAAGAAACAGGTACGATCTTCGAAAAAACCATCAACTCATCACACCGACTCTAAAAAGAAGTTATCATCGAAGAAGCAAAACCCAGCACAATTAGCTGTCACTGATAGTGATACAGACGATAATAGTACGGATAGTGACTGGTCGAGACCTAGTAGTGGGAGAAAGTCAGCCATATTTGATAACGAAAGGCCAAAGTCCAATCATTCATCCAAAACCTTAGCTGATAATCCTTTGGCAAAAGCACTTGGGATCAGCTGTGATCCACCACAACAAGGACATCCAAACAAAAACTCCCATAGTAAAGGTCATAGCCAGTCGAAATTGCCTTTGAAAAAGGCAGACAAACCTCTACCCAAAGATAAATCGACCAAATCCAACGAACCAATTAAGGGAAATAATGGCAAAGGGAAGAatcaagagaagaaagcTCAGtcgttgaagaaaaaaatcgAAGAGCAAAAGAAGCTGTTGGAAGAAAACAAGCACAAAGCTGAACAAAAGGACCTTATTAATGCATTACTTGAAGGAGACGTATCGTTTGATTGGGAGGAAGACGAAAGTGAATTGATGcaaaaacttcaaatgtAA
- a CDS encoding uncharacterized protein (similar to uniprot|P22580 Saccharomyces cerevisiae YDR242W AMD2 Putative amidase), with product MTYLTENPEKFKQYQVKVDAYNNEREDQIKAFDADFAAKCEELIPAAEVLDSEPLEGLQFLGQLLNKQEQQIVNDYTIKDLVEKQVSGELTAVEITRAYIKAAIVANYVTNFALQFLIPEALQQAEALDQYLKENGSPVGPLHGVPVSIKEQMCYKGKVTNASYVSYVDFVPEQSAVSVDILIKLGAVCHVRTSQPQTIMHLDTWNNYIGRTRNPRSTKLSPGGSSGGESACVGMHGSVIGHGSDIGGSIRAPAAFANLFGLRPTTKRVSLLNGISGGKGQESVVAVQGPLARSIDELDYYMKSYLNEGKPWETDPSLVPIPWRKSSLPDVINIGILPSDGLVTPYPSITRGVKHVADVLSKDPRFNVIDLSEQWFSEEEMKELYDTTLSLYTCDGNKVQLSMLEPSGEPILPLTRHFLEFGGGKEHSIYSNRMMNAKRDAAKLDIMNKYFKGMKLDLILTPTNVAPAEIPGESFYWGYTSLWNLVDYPNVTFPTGLKHDVELDSKVSEPLKSNEYEKKVWFNDDGSVRYNSKEYENAPIALQLTGKRFCDEDVVAATKIITELLNVDRT from the coding sequence ATGACGTACTTAACAGAAAACCCAGAAAAGTTTAAACAATACCAAGTCAAGGTTGATGCCTATAACAACGAAAGAGAGGATCAGATCAAGGCGTTTGATGCTGACTTTGCGGCTAAATGTGAGGAATTAATTCCAGCTGCAGAAGTTTTGGATTCAGAACCACTCGAAGGTTTACAATTTCTAGGCCAACTTCTAAACAAACAGGAACAACAGATAGTTAACGATTATACCATTAAAGATTTGGTTGAGAAACAAGTATCTGGTGAATTGACTGCCGTTGAAATTACTAGAGCTTATATTAAAGCTGCGATTGTTGCCAACTACGTGACAAATTTTGCCTTGCAATTCTTGATTCCAGAAGCTTTGCAACAGGCAGAGGCTTTGGATCagtatttgaaagagaatGGTTCACCAGTGGGTCCATTGCATGGTGTGCCAGTGTCGATTAAGGAACAGATGTGCTATAAGGGTAAAGTAACAAATGCCTCTTACGTTTCTTACGTAGATTTTGTGCCTGAACAGTCTGCAGTCAGTGTGGATATCTTAATTAAACTTGGTGCTGTGTGCCATGTTAGAACTTCGCAACCTCAAACCATTATGCATCTAGACACTTGGAACAATTACATTGGCAGAACAAGAAACCCTCGTTCCACGAAATTGTCCCCAGGTGGTTCCTCCGGTGGCGAATCAGCCTGTGTCGGTATGCATGGTTCTGTCATTGGCCATGGGTCCGATATTGGTGGTTCCATTAGAGCACCAGCTGCATTCGCCAATTTGTTCGGTCTTAGACCAACGACTAAACGTGTATCATTGCTCAATGGTATCAGTGGAGGGAAAGGCCAAGAATCTGTCGTTGCTGTTCAAGGCCCCTTGGCAAGATCTATCGATGAATTGGATTATTACATGAAATCATATTTGAATGAGGGTAAACCTTGGGAAACTGATCCATCACTGGTCCCAATCCCATGGAGGAAATCCTCTTTACCAGATGTCATCAATATCGGTATATTACCATCCGATGGCCTTGTGACTCCATACCCATCTATTACCAGAGGTGTCAAACATGTTGCCGATGTATTATCCAAGGATCCAAGATTCAATGTGATAGATCTATCTGAACAATGGTtctctgaagaagaaatgaaggAATTGTATGATACTACTTTGTCTTTATATACATGTGATGGTAACAAGGTCCAATTGTCTATGCTAGAACCAAGCGGTGAGCCAATCTTACCATTGACTAGACATTTCTTGGAGTTTGGTGGTGGTAAGGAACACTCCATTTACTCCAACAGAATGATGAATGCCAAGAGAGATGCGGCAAAATTAGATATAATGAACAAATACTTCAAAGGTATGAAActtgatttgatcttaaCTCCGACCAATGTGGCACCAGCTGAAATTCCAGGCGAATCCTTCTACTGGGGCTACACTTCATTGTGGAACCTTGTCGATTATCCAAACGTTACATTCCCAACTGGCTTGAAACATGACGTTGAATTGGATTCTAAGGTTTCTGAACCTCTGAAATCTAACGAATACGAGAAGAAAGTATGGTTCAACGACGATGGTTCTGTTAGATATAATAGCAAGGAGTACGAAAACGCACCAATTGCACTCCAATTAACTGGTAAGCGTTTCTGTGATGAGGATGTTGTTGCTGCCACAAAAATCATCACTGAATTGTTGAATGTAGATAGAACATAG
- the PET111 gene encoding Pet111p (uniprot|Q9Y787 Kluyveromyces lactis KLLA0B08657g PET111 COX2 mRNA-specific translational activator Pet111), translating to MSLLKVSAMNARLPSNVTVIRRGLNVCLRHIGRARYYSTTIREINGNDESNNNKELRNREVAGWIQQSLLEHPPVQRTTITTRKTHTANSSLEKREQSTKTISTEEWERLWEVRFRIGELKCVTEVIRMKKDEYAFFTPSQLLVLLTTLTKLRRYYDIDRVYQAYQKEWNRVERLIEDKHDLLNFLKIMITTHSHTHNYEAAELFFRKYIKQPKLDPAYINMGLKALLENKDFITARQFFEYMLNNQEVFPVTHGTLRTLLTYINHADDLLALKAVFESWLQKGPSLPNKDNITLVHKQFLKFDEENSNKYWNLLLSHPRLQTTHYKASDRYTVLQSIYQFKNGEFSMNEIEILIPQINRKERSFLYLQLLNQFVEQNNYDMLQQTITLIKNDPEVDLRQFHHSCILKYYVKKGLLMDFMDHIKLIQESESNNLILDPYLFFQIWECAFQAYPILRTELELEMKSLFDNRWYKRTYPWLSRSMELQSYEKTSDVTGDDTFSRRNEQRVDTKLLKRVEKILENGRYRRARTIIMDQARLGIRPNFQFFYTLKKFCVNKGHLPMCNILDTTLKSSYRTIPLKVKILNLRANLYKLAYQLRKAQQPNEIMRSQSLKMIERFVKEHQRELNFQNYIQLAMLASRYKGRYLCDKLFAKSIVTRDPTDSRATYIIYRSLLAFFVRLKEPKKFLSTLKKLNNESHVIVTKYLLSTVKYNIAYFDKFNCEDTNAMIVEYEKLRKRYAFTKLEGLDAIKELMTYLRKWLDHEVYKHQTSTYQKQLELEKQYRKAPKEVVK from the coding sequence ATGTCGCTATTGAAAGTTTCAGCGATGAATGCCAGGCTTCCCAGCAACGTGACTGTAATACGACGTGGGCTGAACGTTTGCCTAAGACACATTGGAAGAGCTAGATATTATTCGACAACGATACGAGAGATCAATGGAAACGATGAatctaataataataaggAGCTACGGAATAGAGAGGTTGCTGGATGGATTCAGCAATCTTTGTTAGAGCATCCTCCTGTACAAAGaacaacaataacaacaagaaaaacacATACAGCGAACTCATCACTAGAAAAGAGGGAACAGTCAACCAAGACAATCAGCACAGAAGAATGGGAAAGGCTGTGGGAAGTGCGATTTCGAATCGGTGAGTTGAAGTGTGTTACAGAAGTGATTCGAATGAAAAAAGACGAATATGCATTTTTCACACCATCACAGTTGCTCGTTTTATTGACTACCTTGACTAAATTACGAAGATATTACGATATTGATAGAGTATACCAAGCCTACCAAAAGGAATGGAATAGAGTCGAAAGGCTCATAGAAGATAAACATGATCTcttgaatttcttgaagataatgataacGACGCATTCACATACTCATAATTATGAAGCGGCGGAGCTATTTTTCCGGAAGTATATCAAACAACCAAAATTGGACCCAGCCTATATCAATATGGGACTTAAAGCATTGCTCGAAAATAAGGACTTCATTACAGCAAGACAGTTCTTCGAATATATGTTGAATAACCAGGAAGTATTTCCCGTCACACATGGGACTTTGCGAACTCTGCTTACCTATATTAATCATGCAGATGACCTCTTAGCGTTGAAAGCAGTTTTCGAATCATGGCTGCAGAAGGGCCCATCACTTCCAAACAAGGACAACATTACACTTGTACATAAGCAATTCCTTAagtttgatgaagaaaactcGAACAAATATTGGAATTTACTTTTATCGCATCCAAGATTACAAACTACACACTATAAGGCTAGTGATCGATATACGGTATTGCAAAGTATCtatcaattcaaaaatggTGAATTCTCCATGAACGAGATCGAGATACTTATACCACAAATAAATCGGAAAGAACGGTCTTTTTTGTACCTGCAATTGTTAAATCAGTTTGTGGAGCAGAATAACTATGACATGCTTCAGCAGACGATTACTCTCATTAAAAATGATCCTGAAGTTGATCTCAGACAATTCCATCATTCCTGtatattgaaatattacGTCAAAAAGGGTCTTTTAATGGATTTTATGGATCATATAAAACTAATACAAGAGTCGGAGTCCAATAATTTGATATTAGATCCTTatttgttcttccaaataTGGGAATGTGCTTTCCAAGCGTACCCTATCCTTCGCACGGAGTTAGAACTCGAAATGAAATCATTATTTGATAACAGGTGGTATAAAAGGACGTACCCATGGTTATCTCGTTCCATGGAGCTGCAATCATATGAGAAAACTTCGGACGTCACAGGAGATGACACTTTttccagaagaaatgaacAACGGGTCGACACtaaacttttgaaaaggGTAGAGAAGATCTTAGAAAACGGTCGTTACCGCCGTGCGAGAACGATAATAATGGATCAAGCCAGGTTAGGGATAAGGCCTAATTTTCAGTTCTTCTACACCTTGAAAAAGTTCTGTGTGAACAAAGGCCACTTACCGATGTGTAACATTTTGGATACGACGCTCAAGAGCTCGTATAGGACCATTCCTTTGAAGGTCAAAATTCTAAACTTACGTGCAAACTTGTACAAATTAGCATATCAACTACGGAAAGCACAACAACCTAATGAAATCATGAGATCTCAGAGTTTAAAAATGATCGAACGATTTGTGAAGGAGCATCAACGCGAATTGAATTTCCAGAACTATATCCAATTGGCCATGTTAGCGTCTCGATACAAAGGCAGATACCTATGTGACAAATTATTTGCAAAGAGCATTGTGACCAGGGACCCAACGGACAGTAGGGCTACTTATATCATATACAGGTCATTGCTTGCATTTTTCGTGAGGTTAAAGGAGCCAAAGAAATTTTTATCAACTttaaagaagttgaataaCGAATCCCATGTTATCGTCACTAAATATTTGTTGAGTACTGTGAAATACAACATCGCTTACTTTGATAAATTTAATTGTGAGGATACCAACGCAATGATAGTGGAGTATGAGAAACTACGAAAAAGATATGCCTTTACCAAGCTTGAAGGGCTAGATGCCATCAAAGAGTTAATGACGTATCTAAGAAAATGGTTAGATCATGAAGTATACAAGCATCAGACTTCAACTTATCAAAAACAGTTGGAACTGGAAAAGCAGTATAGAAAGGCACCCAAAGAGGTTGTGAAATAG
- the AIM39 gene encoding Aim39p (similar to uniprot|Q05667 Saccharomyces cerevisiae YOL053W), which produces MYLARSGVFISRIRVLSILNPRFVLLSRRLNHTDSKHYFTDPKTNEIKKPPTFFQHHDSKVNASADDVAQAIAESVRAHKKRRQKVFFSAMLTGIIGVTLGFSISYKVLYKKQESFIPLVPSRKWHRLSAYDAQRVNIDEMKMLGKMRCLSVLTNHEMIREQFGIPLKTDTGEVPSVKSFEVWCEDQDPGVLGIVVRPIDATRDNDSRYHRTHGWHTIPGLFQWRMGTKPIKIRDKFDSFLKFIGVNTGDLLEVINPDREVGDFKYEYPLRKGDSFDGDDDRAMHIWFFGEIDLSQDAMVVFKGKYHVNVKLEQVDLLKKENDQLIRYVLYKNENDKKNG; this is translated from the coding sequence ATGTATTTGGCACGATCAGGGGTGTTTATAAGCCGGATTCGTGTTTTATCGATATTGAATCCTCGTTTTGTATTACTTAGCCGAAGGCTTAACCATACCGATTCAAAGCATTATTTCACAGATCCAAAGActaatgaaattaaaaaacCTCCTACGTTCTTCCAGCACCATGACTCCAAAGTTAATGCATCGGCAGACGATGTTGCACAAGCTATAGCAGAGTCGGTACGTGCTCATAAGAAAAGACGTCAAAAAGTATTTTTCTCAGCAATGCTAACGGGGATCATCGGTGTCACTTTAGGGTTTTCCATCAGTTATAAAGTTTTGTACAAGAAACAAGAGAGTTTCATACCTTTAGTACCCAGTAGGAAATGGCATAGGCTATCAGCGTATGATGCGCAACGTGTGAACATcgatgaaatgaaaatgctaGGTAAGATGAGGTGTTTATCTGTCCTTACGAATCATGAAATGATCAGGGAACAATTTGGAATACCGTTGAAAACTGATACTGGGGAAGTACCCTCCGTTAAATCGTTTGAAGTTTGGTGTGAAGACCAGGATCCTGGTGTACTAGGAATTGTAGTAAGACCCATTGACGCGACTCGAGATAACGACTCGAGGTATCATAGGACTCATGGTTGGCATACTATCCCTGGATTATTTCAGTGGAGAATGGGTACGAAACCCATAAAGATACGGGATAAATTTGATTCCTTCTTGAAGTTTATTGGGGTCAATACAGGTGATCTCTTAGAGGTGATCAATCCAGATAGAGAGGTTGGAGATTTTAAATACGAATACCCGTTAAGAAAGGGAGATAGCtttgatggtgatgatgatcGGGCAATGCATATTTGGTTTTTCGGAGAAATTGATTTATCTCAGGACGCAATGGTAGTCTTCAAGGGGAAGTACCATGTTAACGTTAAGTTGGAGCAAGTGGATCTTCttaaaaaggaaaatgacCAGTTAATCAGGTACGTCTTGTATAAGAATGAGAacgataaaaaaaatggttAG
- the COX7 gene encoding cytochrome c oxidase subunit VII (highly similar to uniprot|P10174 Saccharomyces cerevisiae YMR256C COX7 Subunit VII of cytochrome c oxidase, which is the terminal member of the mitochondrial inner membrane electron transport chain), giving the protein MPSPSKIIELQKLFQHSSKPLWSRHPRSAFYLYPFWGLFTVALVAPLLYIPNAIMGIKAKKN; this is encoded by the coding sequence ATGCCTTCTCCAAGCAAAATTATTGAACTACAAAAGCTGTTCCAACACTCTTCTAAGCCATTGTGGTCTAGACATCCAAGATCGGCTTTCTACTTGTACCCATTCTGGGGTTTGTTTACTGTGGCCCTTGTTGCTCCATTGCTATACATTCCAAATGCTATCATGGGTATTAAGGCTAAGAAGAACTAA
- the PSH1 gene encoding ubiquitin-protein ligase PSH1 (weakly similar to uniprot|Q12161 Saccharomyces cerevisiae YOL054W PSH1 Nuclear protein putative RNA polymerase II elongation factor isolated as Pob3p/Spt16p-binding protein): MNGHLHTVIPKKSNADHLRIVGRVLDSTVCTICHDYMFVPVMTSCGHNYCYECLNNWLNNNRSNVSELTCPQCRNVITNEPSLNVALQQIVDLMLDIAAEDPQKSNSSEVRSLLTQRECSVAEYKSDLLEETLFNSVFKNTAKAIIDDDDDGIARCSNCQWEVEGPVCPNCNATIRNYNAGAQNFDEVDVDEYSDGELEEVERDLDNYRAESARTVHDLEAEEGDESLSSEMDQAWPTRRPRNFMHGEEEEEEEEDRGSIDSFIVDEEEEEEEEEEEQELKDERKFRRASVALSDDDDNESRDSDFYEHNDDGYASGDSLDESTSNDELEPHTIRLTHSQDNNNNNNNNSARKKRLIVLDSDE, encoded by the coding sequence ATGAACGGACATTTACATACGGTTATACCGAAAAAATCCAATGCGGATCATTTACGAATCGTGGGCAGAGTGCTTGATTCCACAGTATGCACGATATGCCACGATTATATGTTTGTACCAGTCATGACGAGCTGTGGACACAACTATTGTTACGAATGTTTGAATAACTGGTTGAACAACAATCGATCCAACGTATCAGAATTAACGTGTCCGCAATGTCGAAATGTGATTACCAATGAACCATCGTTGAACGTTGCCTTACAACAAATAGTCGATCTGATGCTAGATATAGCAGCGGAGGACCCACAGAAATCGAATTCCTCCGAAGTACGATCACTGCTCACACAAAGAGAATGCTCCGTTGCTGAATACAAGTCTGACCTGTTGGAAGAAACGCTATTCAACAGTGTGTTTAAGAATACTGCCAAAGCCATCATagacgatgatgacgatggGATAGCAAGGTGTAGCAATTGCCAATGGGAAGTTGAGGGTCCCGTGTGTCCTAACTGCAATGCTACGATACGGAATTATAATGCGGGTGCACAGAACTTCGACGAAGTTGATGTGGATGAGTACTCTGACGGAGAACTGGAAGAGGTTGAGAGAGATTTGGACAATTATAGAGCCGAGAGTGCACGTACTGTGCACGATTTGGAAGCCGAAGAGGGAGATGAGAGTCTCAGTTCAGAGATGGACCAGGCATGGCCCACAAGACGGCCTAGGAACTTTATGCatggagaagaagaagaggaggaagaggaagataGAGGATCGATAGATTCGTTCATAGTggatgaggaagaagaagaagaagaagaggaagaggaacaagaattgaaagatgaacGGAAGTTCCGTAGAGCATCTGTTGCCCTCTCAGATGACGATGACAACGAATCTCGCGACAGTGATTTCTACGAACATAATGACGATGGATACGCGAGTGGTGACTCCCTTGACGAAAGTACTAGTAACGACGAACTAGAACCGCACACCATCCGTCTCACTCATAGTCAagacaacaacaacaacaacaacaacaactcCGCGCGTAAGAAACGTCTCATAGTCCTAGACTCTGATGAGTAA
- the MLO1 gene encoding Mlo1p (similar to uniprot|Q04814 Saccharomyces cerevisiae YMR252C): MFRTAIRNTFSKRYNSSFRFKRWAELTTAEKQKFVTDFVENYKKQYPGSKTNVSLRGLAMDMERYNDAPSVFGIFYNDIWEITKARKESLYGGKQIDRRNLIKDYGRFGHETFHELLID; the protein is encoded by the coding sequence ATGTTCAGAACTGCTATAAGGAATACCTTCTCAAAAAGATACAACTCCTCGTTTagattcaaaagatggGCAGAATTGACGACGGctgagaaacagaaattcGTTACAGACTTTGTTGAGAACTATAAAAAACAGTACCCTGGATCCAAGACCAATGTTTCATTGAGGGGACTCGCGATGGATATGGAGAGATATAATGATGCCCCTTCTGTTTTTGGTATCTTTTATAACGATATTTGGGAAATCACAAAGGcaagaaaagaatctttGTATGGTGGGAAACAGATTGATAGGAGAAACTTGATTAAAGATTATGGTAGATTTGGACATGAAACATTTCACGAACTCTTGATCGATTGA
- the TPS1 gene encoding alpha,alpha-trehalose-phosphate synthase (UDP-forming) TPS1 (highly similar to uniprot|Q00764 Saccharomyces cerevisiae YBR126C TPS1 Probable regulator of glucose influx into the cell & into glycolytic pathway indirectly regulating glucose-induced signalling (activation & inactivation) & initial step(s) of glucose metabolism. Homologue of E. coli otsA protein 56 kD synthase subunit of trehalose-6-phosphate synthase/phosphatase complex), giving the protein MVNQDISKLSLNECPGSVIVISNRLPVTIKKDEKTGEYEYSMSSGGLVTALQGLKKSTTFQWYGWPGLEVPDEDKAKVKRELLEKFNAIPIFLSDEVADLHYNGFSNSILWPLFHYHPGEITFDDTAWLAYNEANMAFADEIEGNINDNDVVWVHDYHLMLLPEMIRQRVIAKKLKNIKIGWFLHTPFPSSEIYRILPVRQEILKGVLSCDLIGFHTYDYARHFLSAVQRILNVNTLPNGVEFDGRFVNVGAFPIGIDVETFTEGLKQDAVIKRIKELKESFKGCKIIIGVDRLDYIKGVPQKLHALEVFLGAHPEWIGKVVLVQVAVPSRGDVEEYQYLRSVVNELVGRINGQFGTAEFVPIHFMHRSIPFQELISLYAVSDVCLVSSTRDGMNLVSYEYISCQEEKKGTLILSEFTGAAQSLNGALIVNPWNTDDLAESINEALTVPEEKRAANWEKLYKYISKYTSAFWGENFVHELYRLGSSNN; this is encoded by the coding sequence ATGGTTAATCAAGACATTAGTAAGCTATCCTTGAACGAATGTCCTGGTAGTGTAATTGTCATTTCCAATAGACTGCCCGTAACTATCAAAAAGGATGAAAAGACCGGTGAATACGAATATTCTATGTCTTCCGGTGGGTTAGTCACTGCATTACAgggtttgaagaaatctacTACGTTCCAATGGTATGGTTGGCCTGGTTTAGAAGTTCCTGATGAGGATAAGGCTAAGGTGAAAAGAGAGTTGttggaaaaattcaatGCGATTCCTATTTTCTTGAGTGACGAAGTTGCTGATCTTCATTACAACGGATTTTCCAACTCTATTCTATGGCCATTGTTCCATTACCATCCTGGTGAGATCACTTTCGATGACACTGCATGGTTGGCGTACAACGAGGCAAATATGGCTTTTGCCGATGAAATTGAGGGAAATATCAACGATAACGATGTGGTGTGGGTTCATGATTACCATTTGATGTTGTTACCGGAGATGATTCGTCAAAGAGTTATTGccaagaagttgaaaaacATCAAGATTGGTTGGTTCTTACATACGCCGTTCCCATCTTCTGAGATTTACAGAATTTTGCCTGTGAGACAAGAGATCTTGAAGGGTGTTTTGAGTTGTGATTTGATCGGATTCCATACTTACGATTATGCTAGACATTTCTTAAGTGCCGTGCAAAGGATTTTAAACGTGAATACGTTACCCAATGGTGTCGAGTTTGACGGACGTTTCGTCAACGTTGGTGCTTTCCCTATTGGTATCGATGTGGAAACGTTCACAGAAGGTTTGAAGCAAGATGCTGTAATCAAGAGAatcaaagagttgaaagaatccTTTAAAGGTTGCAAGATAATAATTGGGGTCGATCGTCTTGATTACATCAAAGGTGTTCCTCAGAAGTTACACGCCTTGGAAGTGTTCCTCGGTGCGCATCCTGAATGGATTGGTAAGGTGGTGCTAGTACAAGTCGCTGTACCAAGTCGTGGGGATGTTGAAGAGTATCAATACTTGAGATCGGTGGTTAATGAACTAGTTGGTAGAATCAATGGTCAATTTGGTACAGCGGAATTCGTACCTATCCATTTCATGCACAGGTCTATTCCTTTCCAAGAATTGATCTCCCTTTATGCCGTTAGTGACGTTTGCTTGGTCTCTTCCACTCGTGATGGTATGAATTTGGTCTCCTACGAATACATTTCCTGCCaggaagagaaaaaggGAACattaattctttcagaGTTTACTGGGGCTGCTCAATCTTTGAACGGTGCGTTGATCGTGAATCCATGGAACACAGATGATTTAGCAGAATCAATTAACGAAGCCTTGACGGTACctgaagagaaaagagCTGCTAATTGGGAAAAATTGTACAAATATATCTCGAAATATACAAGTGCTTTCTGGGGTGAAAACTTCGTCCATGAATTGTACAGATTAGGATCGTCAAACAACTGA